One window of Campylobacter avium LMG 24591 genomic DNA carries:
- a CDS encoding bifunctional 3,4-dihydroxy-2-butanone 4-phosphate synthase/GTP cyclohydrolase II, translating to MSFIKIEQAIKELQEGKMLVMVDAEDRENEGDLIFAAQFSSKEKVNFTITHARGVLCVALSEELAKHFNLPLMVSNNTSNHETAFTVTVDAKNASTGVSAYERDMTIKIFADDKAVADDFVRPGHINPLIAKKGGVLERTGHTEGTVDLCRLASLKEACVICEIVKDDGEMARRKDLELFCKKFDINMIALSDLIEYRLKNESLITCTKEEDSNIANFKAKKFIFKDHNEQEHIAFCFGKVSKSANVKFHISSKDFDFLTSDKFNNFLKQLEFLSTNGGILIFMQSSKSTETNFKNYGIGAQILRYFGVENIKLLSSNCDKDFVALKGFGLNLELCSL from the coding sequence ATGTCATTTATAAAGATAGAACAAGCTATAAAAGAACTTCAAGAAGGAAAAATGCTTGTTATGGTTGATGCTGAAGATAGAGAAAATGAAGGAGATTTAATCTTTGCAGCACAGTTTAGCTCCAAAGAAAAGGTAAATTTTACAATAACACATGCAAGAGGGGTGCTTTGCGTAGCACTTAGCGAGGAGCTTGCCAAGCATTTTAACTTGCCCTTAATGGTATCTAACAATACTTCAAATCACGAAACAGCATTTACCGTAACAGTTGATGCAAAAAATGCTAGCACCGGTGTGAGTGCTTATGAAAGAGATATGACCATCAAAATATTTGCTGATGATAAGGCTGTGGCTGATGATTTCGTGCGTCCTGGGCATATAAATCCTTTAATTGCAAAAAAAGGCGGTGTTTTGGAAAGAACAGGACATACTGAAGGCACTGTTGATTTGTGTCGCTTGGCCTCTCTTAAGGAAGCTTGCGTGATATGTGAGATAGTAAAAGATGACGGGGAAATGGCTAGACGAAAGGACTTAGAGCTTTTTTGTAAAAAATTTGACATAAATATGATAGCACTTTCTGATTTGATAGAATACAGACTAAAAAACGAAAGCTTAATAACTTGCACAAAAGAAGAAGATAGCAATATAGCAAATTTTAAGGCCAAAAAATTTATCTTTAAGGACCACAACGAACAAGAACATATAGCATTTTGTTTTGGCAAGGTTTCAAAAAGTGCAAATGTGAAATTTCACATAAGCTCCAAGGATTTTGATTTTCTTACATCTGATAAATTTAATAATTTTTTAAAACAGTTAGAATTTCTAAGTACTAATGGCGGAATTTTAATTTTTATGCAAAGCAGCAAATCAACAGAAACAAATTTTAAAAACTACGGCATAGGAGCACAAATTTTAAGATATTTTGGCGTGGAAAATATAAAATTACTAAGTTCAAATTGTGATAAAGACTTTGTAGCTTTGAAAGGTTTTGGCTTAAATTTAGAGCTTTGTTCTTTATAA